The Silene latifolia isolate original U9 population chromosome 4, ASM4854445v1, whole genome shotgun sequence region tgaacttactttagacctccttcccgtcaatgctttcctttagggtcccacaccctagcacaatccttatatatcctttaggtcttaaccttagctcttacgcttacccttagctcctatgcacctccggaagcatctcgagaagaagtctcaggtatggtctcttcttatggctggcgagccttcttacgtagtctaatggactttaaatgaccctcccgatagtcgacatgactctaaaatgttcgacgacaggtccttggctcggaccccttgagccgcctcgcgtcgccatagtcgtcaagttgtaatcttcgattgacttgatggctatactttgactttcgccttgtccaagcctcggtcaaagtgggggctcgaTGAGATACCTcattttcgcacctcccgcaaaccacccggtgatgattgggccgcatgtttggtacgcggaacgatttgtgacagttcgtaagattatcgtcaagtgattgctcaaatattaatgtctacctcttagttgtcatctacgtcccgatacggtcgttttggcagtaattagagtacattcggagtccgggcctaaaaccgtctccattttctgataaccgttaaaacccgagtcagaatgttctggaatgttccggatatttctattccatatttcacaaattttatcttttggtaagtaaattcccgtaatattcatataagatattaaggaaatcgaattatttccgtcctaccataactcaaacacggaaatctttcttccgcaggaggaaaccacttgggaacagacgcagcaagtgctgcgcctcttccaagagacgcagtggctgctgcgcctcttcccaggcccttttctgcatgtttctcgtatctttttcatatttttccgagattcacttccaaagagtctctgaaaccctaattccttcgtgtgattagtataaataggagccttcgttcctcatatttctcacgcgagtgtccgcccttctcttctccctttgcattctagactttgttcttacttttcggcgtctacgtgcttgaactttcgaccacgtaagctcggatctttctgagtaccagcctccccgttgcatgaccgaccaatttgaccaactacacatcaatcaacttaattaattaatcgttttcctcttacgagggcactttctttgcattcgcgtcgagcatcactaatcgatatcttagtccttctcgtttcgtcaacatgtaagtctgagggtgtaatctctcttttatttattgtattttaattattgtataatcaattgtaaggtttatgtcgaaaacaccattaaaaccgatttctaaaaccgtgctttaaaactcttttttacggatttccagtagacagacgtcgagaaaagacgcatcAACCGCTGCGCctattcgaaggagcgcagtacctgctgcgcctcttcgtgaatttgccgcagattctcgcttcttttcttcttcctccgtcctctgtaaattcgtttgttatttgattcttgttttcttttgcttATTTCGTTGATTCTTCATCATAGTATATAATTCACACGTATATCATTAATTATCATCAttaaatatgttttaatcatcacaaattcgacttaaatcccgagtaatccaatatttgcgggttttcgtcattaaattcaattccgggttgtagagattcaatttgttcatattgagtttctgggattcgtctttgatatagttttcatctgtttattcgcatgttcatcgcatattcatcgttaatccatcatatctaacgtagttaattgatttaattcgtaggactcattaatatttttcacttctatcattattccatcatgtaataatccgtttgcatccgtctcattcatattttactgtttttatgacctattcatgtgttaaataacatgttaatcactttcatccgagtaaatatcattgatcaatcattaaaatcaccaattgacattaacggcttgcaattacggcttcacactAAAATCGAAGCCAAGGGCAGACGCGCGTCTGCGCTTTATTCAAAGGACGCGACTCTGCTGCGCTTTGTTCTGGCCGAGTTAATCcacgaactccgtttctgccttgacttagtttgattagtttacatattaaccaactattatccttattatcacGTTAATTCCCGTTCGTTAttttatttgattctttcttttattcttttattccttttcctcaaattatccgttttaaaggtattttcgacataaatcgcctattccaatgtaattattgtaattttcattattgtaatttataattattgtatttattttattgtttgtatgtttttacatgtaaatgagcattaaatcccaatttcgacccaattgtatgctaattaactgtcaaccgacttagtctaattctcacatgctacgattaaaacttggatgttgcattgcatgcatatagccgacgatatatcaagtacgaataactttcctaatcattagtagaggccgctatcgaggcgggcgggattaggtgttcgatcaaaagagcttcctaatacgtaccctcaccccttactccagatatctgtgaacacccgtgttcattggcatccacgagagtcattctagacatagaatgctaagggtaacgattgcttagtgttcatgtctttactttgtgtcttgacatgacacgaggtattcgaacggttccaatttcccataaaaattggtggcgactccatacaaaatgcaaacgcttgtttcccaagcgcccccgtggcccccgctgtccacacagaCGTCTTTATCAAAGAAGGTACACTGAGAGGAATCGTGAAACTGGTCACGAGAACCTCTACAATGACTACTTCTCTCCTAATCCTACCTATCCTCCAAATTTGTTCCGGCGTAGATTTCGAATGCATCGACACGTATTCCTCCGCCTAGTGCAAGCAACGGAAGCCTATGATACATTTTTTGCTCCAGGTCCTGACAAAAGTGGTATAATGTCAATATCATCTTTGCAGAAGTGCACTGCAGCCTTACGCATGTTAGCGTATGGAGAAGGAGCACATAGAATAGATGAGTACTGCCGGCTTGGTGAATCAACAACATTTGTTGCATTAGAAAAATTTACTGAAGCTGTTATCAATGCATTTCGAGCAGAGTACTTACGATCACCTAATGCAAAATGACCTCCAAAGGCTCCTACAAATCGGTGCTCACCGAGGGTTCCGTGGAATGATGGGAAGTATTGATTGCATGCATTGGCAATGGAAGAATTGCCCGGTTGGTTGGAGGGGGATGTATCAAGGCCGAAGTGGTAGAGCTACTGTCATTCTTAAAGCAGTTGCCTCACAAGATCTTTGGATATGGCATtctttttttgggattccagggtcttgTAATGACTTGACGGTATTCCATCGCTCTCCTATTTTTGATGATATGATGAATGGGCGAGCACCTCATGTTAACTATATGGTTAATGGAAAGCATTATAACACGGGGTATTATCTAACCGATGGGATCTATCCACAGTGGACGACCTTCATACAATCAATTCCACTCCCACAAACACCCAAGGATAGATTATTTGCAGAGCGTCAAGAAGCGGCTCGTAAAGATGTTGAGCGGGCGTTCTGAGTACTACAAGCTAGATTTGCAGTCATTCGTAAACCAGCACTTACTTGGAGCGAGCAACTGATGCGCAAAATTTTAAAATGTTGCGTCATAATACATAACATGGTAGTGGAAGATGAAAGGGATACGTATGCTAACTACTCCGACCCTACTGAGTTCGACAATAACGGGAATGAGGAAGGTCATCTTAATGTTGAAGATCCCGAGTATGAAGTTGGATATACAGCTCCTATAACTGCGTACATTCAAAAACAGAAATCGTATAAGAAATGTAAGGGCACATCAAATCCTAAGAGCGGATCTAATTGAAAATATTTGGCAAAAATTTGGTGACCTCAACTAATATTGTGTTATTTTGTTTTTCAACAGTCTTttaatttattgtattttctttATCGTTTTAATTTATCTATGTAATATTTGGTGTGTTTTTTTAAATATTGTATTAATGTAACCTTGTAAAATATTGTTTTAAATGTTATCTCTTTTATGTTGTAGAAATTGTCttggaaaatatttttttttaaagaaaaaaaatgtctTACCTTTTTTCTAAAATAAAACCGAAGTTGGTAATTATCGAGTTGTAAATCCGAACAAATTacgaaaatatatttttaatgtaaAAAATGTGTGGAGTATTTTAAAGTAAGAGAGATAAATGATGAAAGAGAGTGATGAGGAATAAGTGTAAATTATTGTTGGAAGAGTGTTTTGTTTGTAAATTGAAAAGTTGAGGAATAATGAGGTGGATGAGTAAAAAGTGATAAAAGAGAGTGGGGGTGAGGAAGAGTATTGAGTATGGTTAGAGATGGTCTTATAGTTTTCTCCATTAGATACATCTTGGCCGGTCAAGAAACTTGTTTTGTTCTCATGGACAAGGATCATACTCCACGTAAagttgtactccctcctatttactATATtcttctcctttcctttttacataagaaataagaaagtgactttggaccacacaaaacacactaccccacatgcaatttaatttggaccacacaaatcaacccaaaaaaaaacatagggaagaaaacccgaataatccgaataagaaaataaggaagaatatatatatatatatatatatatatatatatatatatatatatatatatatatatatatatatatatatataaaagagagttttttcgagcgattctagagcgtccacatcatcaaaaatttatttaggaaagttttataaataatattttccacataaaaaataaagtggagaatcttttaattattataatatctatatttcatattttatattcatgagaagtttctaatttttatataaaaactttgacatttcatttggcaaaaaaatgttgttataaaaattatgaagataacataattagattcgtggtaaaaaaatgctttcattagagtatagatttcatatgatttgcacatacgagtattaaagatggtgtactttttttaatatgttatatgtcccacattgaaaaacaatgttagtgtggtgattataatacgtataaattatagaattatcccacatcgaaagattaacataaggtgggtgatcctataattataaataggagtcattatTGGAAtctatataccaaccaaaaacctattgagtctcttaagtattgttttggagaactcttataagagtttatatcattatcttcagagcatgatatatacatattttttctatattatgtattatattcaagtgatgtttataatctttatataaaaacttatacatctcatatGCCAAAAaagtattagaaaaaaaaaa contains the following coding sequences:
- the LOC141651144 gene encoding uncharacterized protein LOC141651144, coding for MGSIDCMHWQWKNCPVGWRGMYQGRSGRATVILKAVASQDLWIWHSFFGIPGSCNDLTVFHRSPIFDDMMNGRAPHVNYMVNGKHYNTGYYLTDGIYPQWTTFIQSIPLPQTPKDRLFAERQEAARKDVERAF